In Leptospira sp. WS58.C1, a single genomic region encodes these proteins:
- the pyrH gene encoding UMP kinase, with protein MSQETSKYKRILIKLSGEALAGEGEFGIDSNKAHSLAEEIKEVHSLGVEIALVVGGGNLIRGASLAKMGMDQATADYMGMLATIQNALALQDACEKKGLYTRVQSAIDIHSIAESYIRRRAVRHLEKKRIVIFAGGIGNPYFTTDTAASLRAVEVGCEVILKATKVDGVYEADPKKDPSAKRYTHISFMESIKRRLKVMDSTALSLCMENNMSIIVFDIFKRGNLKDLVLGDKKIGTLISNSEDIRIDGE; from the coding sequence TTGTCTCAGGAAACTTCTAAGTATAAAAGAATTTTGATTAAACTCTCCGGCGAGGCACTTGCCGGAGAGGGAGAATTCGGGATCGATAGCAATAAGGCCCATTCTCTTGCGGAAGAGATCAAAGAAGTTCATTCATTAGGAGTTGAGATCGCTCTGGTTGTCGGTGGGGGAAACCTGATCCGCGGAGCGAGTCTTGCTAAGATGGGAATGGACCAAGCCACCGCAGATTATATGGGGATGCTTGCCACCATCCAAAACGCATTGGCTCTACAAGATGCCTGCGAGAAAAAGGGACTCTACACAAGGGTTCAATCCGCAATCGATATCCATTCCATCGCAGAAAGTTATATCCGCCGAAGAGCGGTCCGACACTTGGAAAAGAAAAGGATCGTGATATTTGCAGGCGGGATCGGTAACCCTTACTTTACCACTGATACCGCGGCAAGTTTAAGAGCGGTAGAAGTTGGATGCGAAGTCATCCTAAAAGCCACCAAGGTGGACGGTGTGTACGAAGCGGATCCAAAAAAAGATCCTAGCGCAAAAAGATATACTCATATCTCCTTTATGGAATCCATCAAACGTAGACTGAAGGTTATGGATTCTACCGCCCTCAGCCTCTGCATGGAAAACAATATGTCGATAATCGTATTTGACATTTTTAAACGGGGCAATTTAAAAGATTTGGTTCTTGGGGACAAAAAAATAGGTACCCTAATTTCCAACTCGGAGGATATTCGGATCGATGGCGAATGA
- the frr gene encoding ribosome recycling factor — MANEELINAMKSKMDKTVELLKKDFAGVRTGRANPALIEDLRVEYYGTPTPINQLGNISAPEPRLLVVSPYDKGIMKDIEKAIQASGLGLQPTNDGVVIRIIIPELTGERRKELAKVVKSKSEEKKVAIRNIRRDAMEDLKKHSEGISQDELKTLQDQVQKITDSYIDKLSAITAEKEKEITTV; from the coding sequence ATGGCGAATGAAGAATTAATCAACGCAATGAAATCCAAGATGGATAAGACCGTGGAACTCCTAAAAAAGGACTTTGCGGGAGTCCGGACTGGAAGGGCCAATCCGGCATTGATCGAAGATCTGAGAGTGGAATATTACGGAACTCCTACTCCGATCAATCAATTGGGAAATATCTCCGCTCCGGAGCCAAGGCTTCTAGTGGTTTCTCCTTATGATAAGGGAATCATGAAAGATATCGAAAAGGCGATCCAAGCTTCGGGACTAGGCTTACAACCTACGAACGACGGGGTAGTCATTCGTATTATCATTCCGGAACTGACAGGGGAAAGACGTAAAGAATTGGCAAAAGTGGTGAAATCCAAATCGGAAGAAAAAAAGGTCGCTATCAGGAACATCCGCAGGGATGCGATGGAAGATCTTAAAAAACATTCCGAAGGAATTTCCCAGGACGAATTAAAAACTCTGCAAGACCAGGTGCAAAAAATTACGGATTCTTACATTGACAAATTATCCGCAATTACCGCCGAAAAAGAGAAGGAAATCACTACGGTCTAA
- the tsf gene encoding translation elongation factor Ts — translation MSASTTDLIKELRDRTGAGLMDCKKALQENNNDLDKSADWLREKGIAKASKKAGRVTKEGRNISYIHGDGKIGVLLELNSETDFVARNEAFEALGKEICLQIAAMSPLYVSEEQVPAEDIEREKKVIEAQLKEEGKKPEQIEKIVPGKIKKYFSEVCLLNQAFIKDNNKTVDDLVKEAIAKFGENITVARFTRYQVGGL, via the coding sequence ATGTCAGCATCTACTACCGACCTTATTAAGGAACTGAGAGACCGCACCGGTGCGGGATTGATGGATTGTAAAAAAGCTCTTCAAGAGAACAATAACGATCTAGATAAATCTGCAGATTGGTTGCGTGAAAAAGGGATCGCTAAGGCTTCTAAAAAAGCGGGACGTGTGACCAAAGAAGGAAGAAATATTTCCTATATCCACGGAGACGGAAAGATCGGAGTCCTTTTAGAATTAAACTCCGAGACCGACTTCGTTGCACGTAACGAGGCTTTTGAAGCGCTCGGAAAAGAGATCTGTCTGCAAATTGCGGCAATGTCTCCATTATACGTGAGCGAAGAACAAGTCCCTGCGGAAGATATTGAACGCGAAAAGAAGGTGATCGAAGCACAACTTAAGGAAGAAGGTAAAAAACCTGAACAGATCGAAAAGATCGTTCCGGGAAAGATCAAAAAATACTTCTCCGAAGTTTGTCTTTTGAACCAAGCGTTCATCAAGGATAATAACAAGACGGTTGATGATCTGGTTAAGGAAGCAATCGCGAAGTTCGGTGAGAATATCACTGTTGCCCGCTTTACTCGTTACCAGGTTGGCGGCCTCTAA
- the rpsB gene encoding 30S ribosomal protein S2, which produces MSVISMKNLLETGVHFGHQTRKWNPKMAPYVFTARNGIHIIDLQKTVQKAKEAYDALKKVTSEGKKVLFVGTKKQARGAIEREALRCSMFFINNRWPGGLLTNWNTVKKSIARLKKLEGMETDNTFEKEVKTKKEVLSLRRELDKLRKTLGGIKDMTSIPEVLFVIDPKKEEIAVKEARKLGLKIFAVVDTNCDPELIDYPIPGNDDAIRAISLFLETMSNAVIEGTGGVVEQPRFSEDLDSEALALEYQGEYDESGKFIMDEDPVTPKKEESAPAAEVTTTIEIDKGE; this is translated from the coding sequence ATGTCAGTAATTTCCATGAAGAATTTACTGGAAACCGGAGTACACTTCGGTCACCAGACAAGAAAATGGAATCCGAAAATGGCTCCCTATGTCTTCACTGCAAGAAACGGGATCCATATCATCGACCTTCAAAAAACCGTTCAAAAAGCGAAAGAAGCTTATGACGCATTGAAGAAGGTTACTTCCGAAGGAAAAAAAGTCCTATTCGTAGGAACGAAAAAACAAGCGAGAGGAGCGATCGAAAGAGAAGCACTCCGTTGTAGTATGTTCTTCATTAATAACCGTTGGCCGGGCGGACTTTTAACCAACTGGAATACCGTAAAAAAATCCATCGCTCGTTTGAAAAAACTAGAGGGAATGGAAACGGATAACACCTTCGAAAAAGAAGTAAAAACTAAAAAAGAAGTATTATCTCTTCGCAGAGAGTTGGATAAACTCCGCAAAACTTTGGGTGGGATCAAGGACATGACCAGCATTCCTGAAGTTCTTTTCGTGATCGATCCTAAAAAGGAAGAGATCGCCGTAAAAGAAGCTCGTAAACTTGGTCTAAAAATTTTCGCAGTGGTGGATACCAACTGTGATCCTGAATTGATCGACTATCCGATTCCAGGTAACGACGACGCAATCCGTGCGATCTCCTTATTCCTCGAAACCATGTCTAACGCGGTAATCGAAGGGACCGGAGGAGTTGTGGAGCAGCCTCGCTTCAGCGAAGATCTGGATTCGGAAGCGCTTGCTCTGGAATACCAAGGTGAGTACGACGAAAGTGGTAAGTTCATCATGGACGAGGATCCGGTTACTCCTAAAAAAGAAGAATCGGCTCCAGCAGCGGAAGTTACTACCACTATTGAAATCGATAAAGGCGAGTAA